The Georgenia faecalis genome includes a window with the following:
- a CDS encoding ABC transporter permease translates to MIKFILRRLGISFLILLGGSLLMFVLTINSGDPLADLRESNDPNRDNLIAQRIDTMRLEDPWYERYGSWLAGVGRCVVGSCDLGVNRAGIDVSSLLASAASSTLRLVLLSTVLAIIIGVAMGILTAIRQYSGFDYIATLLAFMFFSLPVFWAAVLLKEYGAIRFNDWIADPDMSVVTILLIAAVLGLIVQGMLGGDARRRLVTGGGTFAFVFAAMLYFDAVNWYRQPALGIVVVVLAALGAALLLVSLTTGLGNRRVLYASLTTVAATTVAALVLDGPLSEGSWAVVFGLLAVAIVIAVVSGWFWGGFSRRVAIWTSVGTATIMTGLVVADQVLTAWGGYLGVVRNGRPISTIGSETPNFNGTFWQEFLDKGTQLILPTILLTLISVASYTRYTRASMLEVLEQDYVRTARSKGLSERTVITKHAFRNALIPITTIVAFDFAGLIGGAVLTETVFGWKGMGELFRTGLTTVDPAPVMAFYLVTGTAAVVMNMLADIAYAFLDPRIRR, encoded by the coding sequence GTGATCAAGTTCATCCTCCGCAGGCTGGGGATCTCGTTCCTCATCCTGCTCGGTGGTTCGCTGCTCATGTTCGTCCTCACGATCAACTCGGGCGACCCGCTCGCGGACCTTCGTGAGTCGAACGACCCCAACCGCGACAACCTCATCGCCCAGCGCATCGACACGATGCGCCTGGAGGACCCGTGGTACGAGCGGTACGGCAGCTGGCTCGCGGGGGTCGGCAGGTGCGTCGTCGGCTCCTGCGACCTCGGCGTGAACCGGGCCGGCATCGACGTCTCGAGCCTGCTCGCGAGTGCGGCCAGCTCGACGTTGCGCCTGGTCCTCCTCTCCACCGTCCTCGCCATCATCATCGGCGTGGCGATGGGGATCCTCACGGCGATCCGCCAGTACTCGGGCTTCGACTACATCGCCACGCTGCTTGCCTTCATGTTCTTCTCGCTGCCGGTCTTCTGGGCCGCGGTGCTCCTCAAGGAGTACGGCGCCATCCGGTTCAACGACTGGATCGCCGACCCCGACATGTCGGTGGTGACGATCCTCCTCATCGCGGCGGTCCTCGGGCTCATCGTCCAGGGCATGCTCGGCGGTGACGCCCGCCGGCGGCTGGTCACCGGCGGTGGCACCTTCGCCTTCGTCTTCGCGGCGATGCTCTACTTCGACGCCGTCAACTGGTACCGCCAGCCCGCCCTGGGGATCGTCGTCGTCGTCCTCGCCGCGCTCGGTGCGGCACTGCTCCTCGTCTCCCTCACCACGGGCCTGGGCAACCGGCGCGTCCTGTACGCCTCGCTCACCACCGTGGCCGCGACCACCGTCGCCGCCCTGGTCCTCGACGGGCCGCTCAGCGAGGGCTCGTGGGCGGTCGTCTTCGGCCTGCTCGCCGTGGCGATCGTCATCGCCGTCGTCAGCGGCTGGTTCTGGGGCGGGTTCTCCCGCCGCGTCGCCATCTGGACCTCGGTGGGCACTGCGACGATCATGACCGGCCTCGTCGTCGCCGACCAGGTCCTCACGGCTTGGGGCGGCTACCTCGGCGTCGTGCGCAACGGCCGGCCGATCTCCACCATCGGGTCCGAGACCCCGAACTTCAACGGGACGTTCTGGCAGGAGTTCCTCGACAAGGGGACCCAGCTCATCCTCCCGACCATCCTGCTCACCCTCATCTCGGTGGCGAGCTACACCCGCTACACCCGGGCGTCGATGCTCGAGGTGCTCGAGCAGGACTACGTCCGCACCGCCCGCTCCAAGGGCCTCTCGGAGCGCACGGTCATCACCAAGCACGCCTTCCGCAACGCGCTCATCCCCATCACGACGATCGTCGCGTTCGACTTCGCCGGCCTCATCGGCGGCGCGGTCCTCACCGAGACGGTCTTCGGCTGGAAGGGCATGGGCGAGCTGTTCCGGACCGGCCTCACCACGGTGGACCCGGCCCCGGTCATGGCGTTCTACCTCGTGACCGGCACCGCCGCCGTCGTCATGAACATGCTGGCGGACATCGCCTACGCGTTCCTCGACCCGCGGATCCGGCGATGA
- a CDS encoding ABC transporter permease — MSDENQRPEQIVPIPTIQGGDPGAVQNIDPLAIEEDLEGKTDKSYSQGQLVLRRFLRHKAAMVSLAVLVFVTLLAYTSIGFGPFPGWWKHGYTLAGSVVDGGKPTLSLWPFRIGEHPFGQDNSGKDFFALVMRGTQRSLIIAFVVGIVSTIVGTVIGALAGYFRGWVEAVLMRITDLFIVIPLLVLAAVLGQMTGGNNIWLLAAVLGIVTWTGLARLVRGEVLSLREREFVAAARAVGTSPARIVVKHILPNTLGTIIVSATLSIASAILLETSLSFLGFGVNPPDTSLGVLISTYQNSFTSRPWLFWWPGIFILAIALSVNFIGDGLRDAFDPRQNRKKD; from the coding sequence ATGAGTGACGAGAACCAGCGACCCGAGCAGATCGTCCCGATCCCCACGATCCAGGGCGGGGACCCGGGCGCCGTCCAGAACATCGACCCGCTCGCGATCGAGGAGGACCTCGAGGGCAAGACGGACAAGTCCTACTCCCAGGGCCAGCTCGTCCTGCGGCGCTTCCTTCGCCACAAGGCCGCCATGGTCTCCCTGGCCGTCCTCGTCTTCGTCACGCTGCTCGCCTACACCTCCATCGGGTTCGGCCCCTTCCCCGGGTGGTGGAAGCACGGCTACACCCTCGCGGGATCCGTCGTCGACGGCGGGAAGCCCACCCTGTCGCTCTGGCCGTTCCGGATCGGGGAGCACCCCTTCGGCCAGGACAACTCCGGCAAGGACTTCTTCGCCCTCGTCATGCGCGGCACCCAGCGATCGCTCATCATCGCCTTCGTCGTCGGCATCGTCTCGACGATCGTCGGCACGGTGATCGGCGCGCTCGCCGGCTACTTCCGCGGCTGGGTCGAGGCCGTGCTCATGCGGATCACCGACCTGTTCATCGTCATCCCGCTCCTCGTCCTCGCGGCCGTCCTCGGTCAGATGACCGGCGGCAACAACATCTGGCTCCTCGCCGCGGTCCTCGGGATCGTCACGTGGACCGGCCTCGCGCGCCTGGTCCGGGGCGAGGTGCTCTCCCTGCGGGAGCGCGAGTTCGTCGCCGCCGCCCGGGCCGTGGGGACGTCCCCCGCCCGCATCGTCGTCAAGCACATCCTGCCCAACACCCTCGGCACGATCATCGTCTCGGCCACGCTGTCCATCGCCTCCGCGATCCTCCTCGAGACCTCGCTGAGCTTCCTCGGGTTCGGCGTCAACCCGCCGGACACGTCGCTGGGCGTCCTCATCTCCACCTACCAGAACTCCTTCACGTCCCGTCCGTGGCTGTTCTGGTGGCCGGGCATCTTCATCCTGGCCATCGCGCTCAGCGTGAACTTCATCGGTGACGGGCTGCGCGACGCGTTCGACCCGCGGCAGAACAGGAAGAAGGACTGA
- a CDS encoding ABC transporter ATP-binding protein: MSTAINAPRPGDARPADDDRVLSFTDLDVRFATEFGSVHAVKGISLAVRPGEVLALVGESGSGKSVTSMTALGLLPKNARVNGTITVGDKSVGKLDTRGLRRMRGNDVAMVFQEPMTALNPVLTIGTQLTEALELHGIAYGAEAVRRAVELLRMVGIPEPERRIKQYPHELSGGQRQRVVIAIAISCDPKVIIADEPTTALDVTVQADILDLLRSLKDKLDTGILLITHNMGVVADMADRVAVMFKGDIVETGSADEVLNRPQHPYTKRLLDSVPHLGQGPGQFGSADISHERIDRTAAPALEMKNLVIEYHRAGKPPFRAVDDVTFSVHQGEIVGLVGESGSGKSTIGRCALGLIPAASGTINLFGQDFGALGRKESKALRRRIGVIFQDPAASLNPRLPIGDVISEPLVVHKVGDKKSRQQKVYELLDAVQLPRSVYNRYPHELSGGQRQRVSVARALTLEPELLVADEPTSALDVSVQASVLAMFTELQERYRFACLFVSHDLAVVDLLAHRVVVLQNGKIVEQGERTAVLQNPQEEYTQRLLAAAPVPEPGEQRRRREERHALLASFGESVTELQIDPERDPGPLDVSTRE, encoded by the coding sequence ATGAGCACCGCCATCAACGCCCCGCGTCCCGGCGACGCACGGCCCGCCGACGACGACCGCGTCCTGTCGTTCACCGACCTCGACGTCCGCTTCGCCACCGAGTTCGGCTCGGTCCACGCCGTCAAGGGCATCTCACTCGCCGTCCGTCCAGGGGAGGTGCTCGCCCTCGTCGGCGAGTCCGGCTCCGGCAAGTCGGTGACCTCGATGACCGCCCTCGGACTGCTCCCGAAGAACGCCCGCGTCAACGGCACCATCACCGTCGGCGACAAGTCGGTGGGCAAGCTCGACACCCGGGGCCTGCGCCGGATGCGCGGCAACGACGTCGCCATGGTCTTCCAGGAGCCCATGACCGCGCTCAACCCCGTGCTCACCATCGGCACGCAGCTCACCGAGGCGCTCGAGCTGCACGGCATCGCCTACGGCGCCGAGGCCGTGCGCCGCGCCGTCGAGCTGCTGCGCATGGTGGGCATCCCCGAGCCCGAGCGGCGGATCAAGCAGTACCCGCACGAGCTCTCGGGCGGCCAGCGTCAGCGCGTGGTCATCGCCATCGCCATCAGCTGCGACCCCAAGGTGATCATCGCCGACGAGCCGACGACGGCCCTCGACGTCACCGTGCAGGCGGACATCCTCGACCTGCTCCGCTCGCTCAAGGACAAGCTCGACACCGGCATCCTCCTCATCACCCACAACATGGGCGTCGTCGCCGACATGGCCGACCGCGTCGCGGTGATGTTCAAGGGCGACATCGTCGAGACCGGCAGCGCCGACGAGGTGCTCAACCGCCCGCAGCACCCCTACACCAAGCGCCTGCTCGACTCCGTCCCGCACCTCGGGCAGGGGCCGGGACAGTTCGGCAGCGCCGACATCTCCCACGAGCGCATCGACCGCACGGCGGCGCCCGCCCTCGAGATGAAGAACCTCGTCATCGAGTACCACCGCGCCGGCAAGCCGCCGTTCCGCGCGGTCGACGACGTGACGTTCTCCGTCCACCAGGGCGAGATCGTCGGCCTCGTCGGCGAGTCGGGGTCCGGCAAGTCGACCATCGGCCGGTGCGCGCTCGGCCTCATCCCCGCGGCCAGCGGCACCATCAACCTCTTCGGTCAGGACTTCGGCGCCCTGGGCCGCAAGGAGTCCAAGGCCCTGCGGCGCCGCATCGGCGTGATCTTCCAGGACCCGGCGGCCTCGCTCAACCCCCGCCTGCCCATCGGTGACGTCATCTCCGAGCCACTCGTCGTCCACAAGGTGGGGGACAAGAAGTCCCGCCAGCAGAAGGTCTACGAGCTCCTCGACGCCGTCCAGCTCCCGCGCAGCGTCTACAACCGCTACCCGCACGAGCTCTCCGGCGGTCAGCGCCAGCGCGTGTCCGTGGCCCGGGCGCTCACCCTCGAGCCCGAGCTCCTCGTCGCGGACGAGCCGACCTCGGCGCTCGACGTGTCGGTCCAGGCCAGCGTGCTGGCGATGTTCACCGAGCTGCAGGAGCGCTACCGCTTCGCGTGCCTGTTCGTCTCCCACGACCTCGCCGTCGTCGACCTCCTCGCCCACCGCGTCGTCGTCCTGCAGAACGGCAAGATCGTCGAGCAGGGCGAGCGCACCGCCGTGCTGCAGAACCCGCAGGAGGAGTACACGCAGCGTCTGCTCGCGGCGGCTCCCGTGCCGGAGCCGGGGGAGCAGCGCCGCCGGCGCGAGGAGCGCCACGCGCTGCTCGCCTCGTTCGGCGAGAGCGTCACCGAGCTCCAGATCGACCCCGAGCGCGACCCCGGTCCCCTGGACGTGAGCACCCGGGAGTAG